In Leisingera sp. NJS204, one DNA window encodes the following:
- a CDS encoding GMC oxidoreductase, translating to MPLVTIQAALERQYDACIVGSGPAGLAVALPLAEAGRSVLVLEAGGHAPSPGPGAALEDPGAHMASADTHCQGLGGTSSLWGGRIVPLAAHDFEMAGWPLPFAGLAPYFADAADFLGGHAPPQPFLRPGAAGNFDLDATEVLADSGSLMRWHQAGIDAPGGPDVLLQANAVGLELGTGADGRPRCAGVRVRQQDGAPAASIRAGTTVLAQGGIETARLLLAAQARHRAELGHLAALGQYYAGHLTGSIASIVFPSRTDAAEYGWRRGAARGLSRRVFRSTPEAMAEGVNMFFWTRNWPAANAGHGSGILSAKHLLARLRGRSTQEPAPLGPGAPERLQQSPLLPHLRNLAADAGPSLRALPGLIRARYDRGREAVDHLILNGANRYKLSYHAEQEPLAANRIELAGPVQPDILPEIRIRFGFSQVDVERVVRGHGMLAAALAASGLARLQYDVPPQEQPQAIRASAMDGYHQTGMARMGRDPRDSVVDGDCRVHGVQGLYLAGSAIFRSSGAAQPTQSIAAFSMRLARHLAAAKPAPRAAVERGCPAAAAQ from the coding sequence GTGCCACTGGTAACGATCCAAGCCGCGCTTGAACGGCAGTATGATGCCTGCATTGTCGGCTCCGGCCCGGCCGGGCTTGCGGTTGCGCTGCCGCTGGCCGAGGCAGGCCGGTCCGTTCTGGTGCTGGAGGCCGGCGGCCATGCGCCTTCCCCCGGACCCGGCGCCGCCCTTGAAGATCCCGGCGCCCATATGGCGTCCGCCGACACCCATTGCCAGGGGCTGGGCGGCACGAGTTCCTTGTGGGGCGGGCGGATTGTGCCGCTTGCCGCGCATGATTTTGAGATGGCAGGCTGGCCGCTGCCGTTTGCCGGTCTGGCGCCCTATTTCGCAGACGCTGCGGATTTTCTTGGCGGCCATGCGCCGCCGCAGCCTTTTCTGCGGCCCGGCGCGGCGGGGAATTTTGATCTGGACGCGACAGAGGTGCTGGCCGATTCCGGCTCGTTGATGCGCTGGCACCAGGCCGGTATCGATGCCCCGGGCGGCCCTGATGTGCTGCTGCAGGCCAATGCCGTGGGCCTGGAGTTAGGGACCGGCGCCGATGGCCGCCCCCGCTGCGCCGGTGTCCGGGTCCGGCAGCAGGACGGGGCGCCGGCAGCCAGCATCCGGGCCGGGACAACGGTTCTGGCTCAGGGCGGGATCGAAACCGCCCGGCTGCTGCTGGCCGCGCAGGCGCGGCACCGGGCCGAACTGGGCCATCTGGCGGCGCTGGGGCAGTATTATGCCGGCCATTTGACCGGCAGCATTGCCAGTATTGTCTTTCCGTCCCGGACAGACGCGGCGGAATACGGCTGGCGGCGCGGCGCCGCGCGCGGGCTCAGCCGGCGGGTGTTCCGCAGCACCCCCGAGGCCATGGCGGAAGGGGTCAATATGTTCTTCTGGACCCGCAACTGGCCTGCGGCCAATGCCGGGCACGGCTCGGGGATCCTGTCGGCGAAACACTTGCTGGCACGGCTGCGCGGACGCAGCACGCAAGAACCCGCACCGCTGGGACCCGGCGCGCCTGAGCGGCTGCAGCAAAGCCCGCTGCTGCCGCATCTGCGCAATCTGGCCGCAGACGCGGGCCCCAGCCTGCGGGCGCTGCCGGGCCTGATCCGTGCCCGATATGACCGCGGGCGGGAAGCCGTTGATCATCTGATCCTGAACGGCGCCAACCGCTACAAGCTGAGCTATCATGCGGAACAGGAGCCGCTGGCCGCCAACCGCATCGAGCTGGCCGGTCCGGTGCAGCCGGACATCCTGCCGGAAATCCGCATCCGGTTCGGGTTCTCCCAGGTTGATGTGGAGCGGGTTGTTCGCGGCCACGGGATGCTTGCGGCGGCACTGGCCGCCTCCGGCCTGGCCAGGCTGCAGTATGACGTGCCGCCGCAAGAACAGCCGCAGGCCATCCGCGCCAGCGCCATGGACGGGTACCACCAGACGGGTATGGCGCGGATGGGGCGGGATCCGCGCGACAGCGTGGTCGACGGCGACTGCCGGGTGCATGGGGTGCAGGGCCTTTATCTGGCGGGGTCGGCAATCTTCCGCAGCAGCGGCGCGGCGCAGCCGACGCAGTCCATTGCCGCCTTCTCGATGCGGTTGGCCCGCCACCTGGCCGCGGCCAAGCCGGCCCCTCGTGCCGCTGTTGAACGCGGCTGCCCTGCGGCAGCGGCCCAATGA
- a CDS encoding O-antigen ligase family protein, whose protein sequence is MSIGAQAAMASAPARPFELVLAVLWFLVTFTVFPKDEYILYPLALYFSYAVWRDRRATVPILAGCWPLLLLPGWAMLSSPLGVVPDEALRTGAQMVLTALICVLFAAWMSPRRIVLTAFFATGICGVLSIFFTAYHDGAMTGIFAHKNMLGAKMLLLWAAALCVSFDPWFRLWLRFTALVLAALAFVLILRSHSATALVLSLAIITMIGGFGFFAGAGDRTPADRIATGLITAGVLAIALPVLLSGPDSLADLFFDRLGKSRTLTGRTQLWAYAEDVIRERPVTGYGGGGFWRYQENDLVRQIFAAFHKSPNQVFSFHNSFYENTVHFGLIGLGLTVFMLVWALACLAAQLLRRGGMPFIFFLTVAMVELIRAMVESELMRPFVLAHMLIWIGACYLAKHRLGTGRGPVQQRPAPSGPAVAFRTADLAVQNRS, encoded by the coding sequence ATGAGCATAGGCGCGCAGGCCGCAATGGCATCGGCGCCGGCCCGGCCCTTTGAATTGGTGCTGGCGGTGCTTTGGTTCCTGGTCACCTTCACCGTCTTCCCGAAAGATGAATACATCCTCTATCCGCTGGCGCTTTACTTTTCTTATGCGGTCTGGCGCGACCGCCGGGCCACGGTGCCGATCCTGGCCGGCTGCTGGCCGCTGCTGCTGCTGCCTGGCTGGGCGATGCTGTCATCGCCGCTGGGCGTGGTGCCGGACGAGGCCTTGCGCACCGGGGCTCAGATGGTGCTGACCGCGCTGATTTGTGTGCTTTTTGCGGCCTGGATGAGCCCGCGGCGGATTGTCCTGACAGCCTTTTTTGCAACCGGTATCTGCGGCGTTCTGAGCATCTTCTTCACCGCCTACCATGACGGAGCGATGACCGGCATCTTCGCGCATAAGAATATGCTGGGGGCCAAGATGCTGCTGCTGTGGGCGGCGGCGCTCTGCGTGTCTTTCGACCCCTGGTTCCGGCTGTGGCTGCGGTTTACCGCCCTGGTGCTGGCCGCGCTGGCTTTTGTGCTGATCCTGCGCAGCCATTCGGCCACGGCGCTGGTGCTGAGCCTTGCCATCATCACGATGATCGGCGGCTTCGGCTTTTTTGCCGGCGCCGGAGACCGCACGCCTGCCGACCGGATCGCCACCGGGCTGATCACCGCCGGTGTGCTGGCCATTGCCCTGCCGGTGCTGCTGAGCGGGCCTGACTCCCTTGCTGATCTGTTCTTCGACCGGCTGGGCAAGAGCCGCACGCTCACCGGGCGCACCCAGCTTTGGGCCTATGCCGAGGATGTTATCCGGGAGCGTCCGGTGACCGGATACGGCGGCGGCGGCTTCTGGCGGTACCAGGAGAACGACCTTGTCCGGCAGATTTTTGCGGCGTTCCACAAAAGCCCGAACCAGGTGTTTTCCTTCCACAACTCATTTTATGAAAACACCGTGCATTTCGGCCTGATCGGGCTGGGTTTGACGGTGTTCATGCTGGTCTGGGCGCTGGCCTGCCTGGCTGCTCAGCTGCTGCGCCGCGGCGGCATGCCGTTCATTTTCTTTCTGACGGTGGCGATGGTCGAACTGATCCGCGCCATGGTCGAAAGCGAGTTGATGCGGCCCTTTGTGCTGGCCCATATGCTGATCTGGATCGGCGCCTGCTACCTGGCCAAGCACCGGCTGGGCACCGGGCGTGGCCCCGTACAGCAACGGCCAGCCCCTTCGGGGCCGGCCGTTGCCTTTCGTACTGCGGATCTGGCGGTTCAGAACAGATCGTAG
- a CDS encoding PIG-L deacetylase family protein, producing MTELAPSATRPAAPPPLRQRAWLQAEQTACRGFHAALRLKARDMTARTAHRTALVLAPHADDETLGCGGLIALKRRSGTPVTVLMATDGSASHRYEQTLQTTGERLAALREAETRTACARLGVEAGALHFLRFQDSRLDAQEQRLSAAILDTLVRTQPQEVYVCALSDGHPDHQALARAARRAMAAWDGPAAAFYEYPVWSYDFRSWRGQGSNTGGFLRGVALMTRAVLGWQMHTVRITDLRAQKAHALAAHCSQLGQYGPEPHWSGLPDSFLRHFQSRHELFRKLDPRELSG from the coding sequence ATGACAGAGCTGGCCCCGTCCGCGACCCGTCCCGCCGCGCCGCCGCCCTTGCGCCAGCGCGCCTGGCTGCAGGCCGAACAGACCGCCTGCCGCGGCTTTCACGCAGCACTGCGCCTGAAAGCGCGCGATATGACCGCGCGCACCGCGCACCGGACCGCCCTGGTGCTGGCGCCGCATGCGGATGATGAGACTCTGGGCTGCGGCGGTCTGATCGCGCTCAAACGGCGCAGCGGAACCCCGGTCACCGTGCTGATGGCAACCGACGGCTCCGCCTCGCACCGCTATGAGCAGACCCTGCAAACCACCGGAGAGCGGCTGGCGGCGCTGCGCGAGGCCGAAACCCGCACCGCCTGCGCCCGGCTGGGAGTGGAGGCCGGGGCGCTGCACTTCCTGCGGTTCCAGGACAGCCGCCTTGACGCACAGGAACAGCGGCTGAGCGCGGCGATCCTGGACACCTTGGTCCGGACCCAGCCGCAAGAGGTCTATGTCTGCGCCCTCAGCGACGGCCACCCCGACCATCAGGCGCTGGCCCGCGCCGCGCGCCGGGCCATGGCCGCCTGGGACGGCCCGGCTGCCGCGTTTTATGAATACCCGGTCTGGAGCTATGATTTCCGCTCCTGGCGCGGGCAGGGCAGCAATACCGGCGGCTTCCTGCGCGGGGTGGCTTTGATGACGCGCGCGGTGCTCGGCTGGCAAATGCATACGGTCCGGATCACAGATCTGCGGGCGCAGAAAGCCCATGCGCTGGCGGCACATTGCTCGCAGCTGGGCCAGTACGGCCCCGAGCCGCATTGGTCGGGGCTGCCAGACAGTTTCCTGCGCCATTTTCAGTCCCGGCACGAGCTGTTCCGCAAGCTAGACCCGCGGGAGCTGTCGGGATGA
- a CDS encoding glycosyltransferase family 1 protein: MLDAACVIDPRFCGGTAAAMASDIAAFLEAGLRVGLAEVRSPYLDGAPDRRSPAIAALCADPRITRLEPSADRPVTARSVFLHHPMTFFYGICTPLRLRAEKTFLVAHHLPFRGDGSLQYDPIATARRVARATGARPLWLPVSGLCRQQLRSFAPFIRLGALDWPNVFDPTAWTPARQAFSSRRLVIGRHGRADPLKWPDTATGIAASLPCLPDTEIRVMGCPRADLEQMGADLSDWTILDFDAQPVAGFLDGLDVFVYHFHPASSESFGRTVAEAMLMGAVCVLDPRLAPTFGDLALYCPPSGTAGVIEKLRRDPAAARTLAARARAAIAQRHSLASVPERLAALHNAAAAAAPGPRYAPPLEVLRKTLGMIRRGEYFPAHLAARRRGPGAA; the protein is encoded by the coding sequence ATGCTGGATGCTGCCTGCGTGATCGACCCGCGGTTCTGCGGCGGCACTGCTGCCGCCATGGCCAGCGATATCGCGGCATTTCTCGAGGCCGGGCTGCGCGTTGGCCTGGCTGAGGTGCGCAGCCCCTATCTCGACGGCGCCCCGGACCGGCGCAGCCCGGCAATTGCGGCGCTGTGCGCGGACCCGCGGATCACCCGGCTGGAGCCGTCTGCAGACCGCCCTGTCACCGCCCGCAGCGTGTTTCTGCATCATCCGATGACCTTTTTCTACGGCATCTGCACACCGTTGCGGCTGCGGGCGGAAAAAACGTTTCTGGTCGCCCATCACCTGCCGTTCCGGGGCGACGGATCGCTGCAGTATGATCCCATTGCCACCGCCCGCCGGGTGGCGCGCGCCACCGGGGCGCGGCCGCTCTGGCTGCCGGTGTCGGGGCTGTGCCGCCAGCAATTGCGCTCCTTCGCCCCGTTCATCCGCCTTGGCGCCCTGGACTGGCCCAATGTGTTCGACCCCACCGCCTGGACGCCCGCACGGCAGGCCTTCTCCAGCCGCAGGCTGGTGATCGGCCGCCACGGCCGGGCTGATCCGCTGAAATGGCCGGATACCGCAACCGGTATTGCCGCCAGTCTGCCCTGCCTGCCGGACACAGAGATCCGGGTGATGGGATGCCCGCGCGCGGATCTGGAACAGATGGGTGCGGACCTGTCGGACTGGACGATCCTTGATTTCGACGCACAGCCGGTGGCTGGTTTCCTCGACGGGCTTGATGTGTTTGTCTACCACTTCCACCCCGCCTCCAGCGAAAGCTTCGGGCGCACAGTGGCCGAGGCGATGCTGATGGGCGCCGTCTGCGTGCTGGACCCGCGGCTGGCGCCCACGTTCGGCGATCTGGCGCTGTATTGCCCGCCGTCAGGCACCGCCGGGGTGATCGAAAAACTGCGCCGCGATCCGGCAGCGGCCCGCACCCTTGCCGCCCGGGCACGGGCCGCCATCGCACAGCGCCACAGTCTGGCCTCGGTGCCGGAACGGCTGGCCGCCCTGCACAACGCCGCTGCCGCCGCCGCACCGGGTCCGCGTTATGCCCCGCCCCTGGAAGTGCTGCGCAAGACCCTTGGGATGATCCGGCGCGGCGAGTATTTTCCGGCGCATCTTGCGGCGCGCCGGCGCGGCCCGGGGGCAGCCTGA